A DNA window from Brassica napus cultivar Da-Ae chromosome C1, Da-Ae, whole genome shotgun sequence contains the following coding sequences:
- the LOC106377093 gene encoding neurofilament heavy polypeptide, whose product MECNKDEAIRAMDIAKRKVTENDYTGAKTFAVKAQNLYPELDGLKQVLMLIDVYISAGNKINGGEPDWYGVLGVDPLADDGVVKKQYRKLALLLHPDKNKCEGAEGAFKLILEAWSLLSDKVKRIAFDQKRRVVMVKEVKPRKSRKQKQEPKEPKQATKRQKQQAKEPKQPAKKQKQPPKEPKQPKQPAKQQKQPAKQQKQPTNQQEQPPKQQQQQEPKQEANQQQQSPMQPKQEANEQNEPPKQPKQPANQQEQRPKQPKQEANEEQQSPMQPKQEANGQQEPLKQPKQPSPPKQPANQQEQRPNQQKQQPSPQKQQQRQPSSKASRNGRGRSNKPTPKVSNFWTKCNICETQHEYIRVYYLNKKVICRSCHGSFKATEIEKTQEATKDASCGRDSLSRKASSNVANQAEERVVVEESEDKDEEAAREITNSDFKVEERARKKLKTNVSCRGK is encoded by the coding sequence ATGGAGTGCAACAAGGATGAAGCCATAAGGGCAATGGACATCGCCAAGAGGAAAGTTACAGAAAATGACTACACCGGGGCGAAAACATTTGCTGTCAAGGCTCAGAATCTGTACCCTGAGCTCGACGGTTTGAAGCAAGTGTTGATGTTGATAGATGTGTATATCTCGGCAGGAAACAAGATTAATGGAGGGGAGCCTGATTGGTATGGAGTTCTTGGTGTGGATCCTTTGGCTGATGATGGAGTTGTGAAGAAGCAGTACAGGAAGCTGGCGCTTTTGCTTCATCCTGATAAAAACAAGTGTGAAGGAGCAGAAGGTGCGTTTAAGTTGATTTTGGAAGCTTGGTCTCTGCTGTCTGATAAGGTTAAGAGGATTGCTTTTGATCAGAAGAGGAGGGTGGTGATGGTGAAAGAAGTTAAACCGAGAAAGAGTCGGAAGCAGAAACAAGAACCAAAGGAGCCGAAGCAAGCTACAAAGAGGCAGAAGCAGCAAGCAAAGGAGCCGAAACAACCGGCAAAAAAGCAGAAGCAACCACCAAAGGAGCCGAAGCAGCCCAAACAACCAGCAAAGCAGCAGAAGCAACCAGCAAAGCAGCAGAAGCAACCAACAAACCAACAGGAGCAACCACcaaagcagcagcagcagcaggagCCCAAACAAGAGGCAAATCAGCAGCAGCAATCACCAATGCAGCCCAAACAAGAAGCAAATGAGCAGAATGAACCACCAAAACAGCCTAAACAACCTGCAAACCAGCAGGAACAACGACCAAAGCAGCCCAAACAAGAGGCAAATGAGGAGCAGCAATCACCAATGCAGCCAAAACAAGAAGCAAATGGGCAGCAGGAACCACTTAAACAGCCCAAACAACCATCGCCGCCTAAACAACCTGCAAACCAGCAGGAACAACGACCAAACCAGCAGAAACAACAACCGAGCCCAcagaaacaacaacaacgacAGCCAAGTTCTAAGGCATCTCGAAACGGTAGAGGTCGAAGCAACAAGCCCACACCAAAAGTCAGTAACTTTTGGACAAAGTGCAACATATGCGAGACGCAACACGAGTATATAAGGGTCTACTATCTTAACAAGAAAGTGATATGTCGAAGCTGCCATGGGTCTTTTAAAGCAACTGAGATAGAGAAAACACAGGAAGCAACAAAAGATGCTTCTTGTGGGAGAGATTCTTTGTCAAGAAAGGCCAGTTCAAACGTGGCAAATCAAGCAGAGGAAAGAGTAGTGGTTGAGGAGTCGGAAGacaaggatgaagaagctgctAGAGAGATTACAAACTCTGATTTCAAAGTAGAAGAGAGGGCTCGTAAGAAGCTGAAGACAAATGTGTCTTGCAGAGGCAAGTAG